The sequence CCAAATCAACCTACAACGACCTAAGTAGTTCTGGGTGTTGCACAATTCCTGGATCAGGCAAAAATGCAGAATTCATCCTCATGCAATGCCAGCACTGACACAGATCAAACATGCAATCTAATCCCAACAGACCCAGTGACTGTTGTTAGTAATGAAGGATGCTGCGTGCACCTAAACAAGGCTTGGTGCTACCCTGAGGGCAGTGATGGATGTATGTCACTCACAGCTTCAGAAGTAACAGGACTTGGATCCCACTTCCAGAACCATCTGCCAGCCCACAGAATTATGCCAGAGCCAGATCCCTCACAACCCTTCTGAAAAACGATGGCAATGCATAAACTAGATGGTGGGTAATGCAGGATAGCCCAATATGTTTCCTGGGCAGTTAGGCTCCATGAACAACCTCCAACTCTGATACCACCTGCAAGCTACAAAACAGGTTTCCTCTCTCCAAGGTGGGGGAAGTCATTCTTGCACAATCAAAGACCCAATGAAGAAGAACCTTTCTAATTTCACTAGAGCTCTACTAACATACTTGAGATATCAACCAACAGTATGTTTGTTGCAAGACTCTGCTCCCCAGGTGGAGAACAGCATGTCTTCCTCTTATCAATTACAGCTACCCCCAAAGAGATGTTAAATGTCTCTCTGAAGGCTAAGAATTCAAAATCTACTAATGATAATGATTcctgtggtaaaaaaaaaaacaacaacaaaacaaccaacaccaAAACACAAccaccccaaaccacaaaaacccaaacGAAAAACCATGAGAATTAACACTCAAACTTCAAAGCAGTGCTAGGcctattttattttgtgaatgtGAATTTCAAAGCTGTGCTACTATTAGTTAATGTTCACCCTGTGGTTAATGACACGTCATGCAATATACCACCAACAGTAAGAAACAAGTGCAACACTTCTCTACAACAAGATGTGCTACCTCTATAAGCCATATTAAGACAGATGTGGATGCAATAAGCTTCTCGTTTGCAGAGAACAGCTTTATTATCCCGTAAAAACAGGAACGTCCTATGGCTTACTAAAAAGAGCCATAGGCTGTTTGCCTATCAATCTGACAAGCAAAATTCTTTCCTGATCGTCTGGATATTTATTAATCTGGTTCTGAGGTTTCACAATCAAGTTCTCACAGCTTAGCAAGTACACATCTGCTGACCACACATACTCACTCAGTCTAGAGGAAAAGCACCAGTAAAACTTAGTTGCTCAAGTCTCACAGAACAGATCTGAAGTAATACATTTTAATGTCACATTTGCAGTAAGCTCCAAGCTTGAAAATAGGGAGGTACTACGGATCAGCTGATACTATATCTCAAGAAGTTACTGCATAAAACACGATGTGGAACTCTGAGACTGGGTTGAAAGAATCCCAATTCCAGATCCCGTGTGAGAGAGACACCCTAGTGCTTCACAGTAGTGTGTAAGCTCTTTTCTGAAGAAACTCTTTTGCAGTGTCCGCAGGCTGCGTGGTGAATAACTATGTGGGTGAAAAAAGTCATTGCCCTTAGCTTTTCTTCATAATTCGTCCTAAAAACGCCCATGTCTCACTTGCGCAGCTGGCTCCAGCCTCTTGTGCAAATGGGCCAGATTAGCACAAACTGCTCATTTTCACCTTTCGCTCCAGCCAGGCGCATCCGGGCAGCAGGAGCGGGAGCGCGCTGCACTCAAAGGAAGAGCTCCACCTGCGGACCAGATGGAGCAGATCCCTCCAGCAGGGAAGCGGTAACGAGCATCTGGGAGCGGTAACCTCTCCCATCAGCACAGCTGGATCCAGAGCAAGACACATCAGCCCACCACACTCAGCCCCGATCCCAGGTGGGTGCCACCCCAGAAAGGCTTTGCCACAGGGACCAAAATAGCCTTATTGAGAGGAAAGATGAAGATGCCTTTCCTCCTCAGCACATGTGCTTTGCACAGCTTTGTGGACACACAGATCAAAAAGTCAAAAGGTTACAAAAATACGTTTTAAAGACTTGTTTGAAGAAAACGCTAATAAATTGATGGCCAGTATGTGCTTTCTAAACTTGAAGACTGGCAGTACTGCCAACATGAAGTAGTTAGCTACAATCCTCaagttagaaagaaaaggaagaactgaCATTTAACACAAATTCTGAAGCGGAGATAAAGAACAACTGTGTAGTATTTTTATACTGTATATCAAGAGCTACTGCAGCCTGATACACAGCCCGGTTGTGGAAAGACACAGCATTTAACATTACCTTTAACGAAGATCTCTGCACGTTGAAGTTCCCCAATCACTGCCATACAACAGTATTTCTGATGCTATATGCAGACTAACGACTGCAGCTGCGCTCTGAAAACACCACCTCCCTCCAGGACCCCGCACGTTATTTACGGCAAACGCAGCAGGAACTTTTATGAAACAGCAAGTGAAGTTCACGCTTACCTCGGGAGATCTTCAGAGACATAGTCTGTTCGTGGAAAGGGCCACCTAAATCATTAGGCTTCCCATTTTATCTTTCGGTAATTTTTAGAAAAGATGCTAACGGCCATACGCGCAGTAGGACGGCACACCATCGCTGTGAGAACCATTAAGCGACCAGACCCAGAACCCCCAACGTAATTCGGATCTGAGGTTTTAAACACCGTGCTTGTCCCACCCCTAGAGAGCCGGGCACGTGAACGCTCTCACACCGGAGCTGCGGCCGCTTCCCCGCAGCAGCAAACCAAGGGCGCTGCCGTGCCAGGGCCCGCCTCGccgcccccgcggccgccccgagCACCCCTGGTCGGCGCGGAGCCGGGACAACACCCCCCCGGCTCGTACATCCCCGGTCGCCAGCGGCCGCCCCTCGCCGCTACGGGGGCGCGGCGCTGAGGCGAGGCGGGGGCGCGAGGCGACCGCCGGAGTGGGGGGGAACGGCCGTTGGGAGTGGCGCCTGCCGccggcgcggggaggggaggggggtcgCTGAGGGGGCGCCGTGCCCGCCGCCTCACCTGGAGACGCAGTTCTCCAGCACGGAGCTCTTGCCGGCGCTCTGCCCGCCCACCACCGCAATCTGCGGCAGGTCAAGCAAGCAGCTCTGGCCCAGCGCCGCGAAGGCGTCCTGCAGCCGGTTGACGAGCGGGATGAGCCCCTCCATCCCGCCGCGCCGACCCCTCTCCGCCTCCTCCTCttcgtcttcctcctcctccgcccgctgccgccgctgaCAGGTAACGGCCGGCGCACTGCGCATGCGCCCACCCCCGAGCCTGGGGGAGGGGCCTCCTCGAGTGGCCACGCCCCCGCCCGGTGCGGgccggcagggccgggccccgGCCGCCCGCGGTGCAGGGGCCCGCTCGGCCGAGCCTCCTGCCCGTCACCGGCACAGGCCAGCAGCTCGCAGGGAGCACCCGCGGGGTTCCCCCGGCGGCCTGGCGCCCCCGCTCACCCGCTGCCCACTCGAGCGCCTGGGTGGGCTCGTTCCCGCACGTGGACAAGCCGGCCTCGGTGCTGGGACCCGCGGGCACAAGGATCGCCGTTCCCCGGGTCCGCACACGGACCCACGAGACGGCCGTGCTGCTCCTTCTCTCCCCcgagagccccgagcccagccgccaCCCCGTCCCGCTGGCAGGAAGGGCCGCAGCGTCCCCCCGGGCCCCCAGCGCAGGGCCGTGCCGGGCTGTGCCACCCTCCGGCACCCAGCGCAGGTTCGCGTGTGCTCGTCCCCTACGCCTCCGGCACCAGACTGGGAACGGGGACAAACCGGGAGCACACGGGGCAGCTGGGCCGCACTTGCTGGTGTGCGACCTGGCGTCAGCCCTTCCCCATCTGCCAAGCAGGGTATTTGGGAGCAGGCCCGGTGGCTGAATTCCTCCCGGCTCCCACCTGCTACGGGAACAGGAGCAGCAGGAACCACgatctgtccctgcagcacacgaGGGGCCCTGGCAAACGGCACCGGTGCTCAGCCAGGGGCGGGAGCGCTGCCAGGGTCAGACAGGCATTCCCCGGACCCGTGCCAGGGCAGGTCTGAGAAGCCAGGTCCAGCGGGGCTGGTGGCAGGTGGGTGGCTCGGGAGCAGGCTGGGAAGTGATAACAAGGTTCGAGCCACAACATTGCAGTGGGTTAAATTAAAAATGCGTACCTGAGGCTGAGCTAAAAGCACAGGCGAACAACAGAGATGAGATTTATCTGTGATTACTGGCAGCAGTGACAACACAAAAATATCTAAAACGGGGGCTTTGGAGTCCTGCAGCAATAAAAGTTATCCTCTGTATTAAACCAGACACAGACCTCATTCAGtgtgaaaagcaaaacaaaagggaaCTGCGAACATCCTGCTGGCTGACAGATACTAACATTCTGGAAGATTATCAAAACTTCTTGGCCAGAGCTCTCAATAATTCTAAAAAAATTACTCTCTACAACAGACTGAATTCTAACCCTGGAAACAAATGAACAGTTTGCTTTATCTCTGGCTAAAAAGTTTTTAATTGGTGTAATGCAGAGATGGCTTCTCTAGCAGTGGCTTTCCTGATGCGGTTAGaccacctccctccccagcatcAAGGCCTCTGGGAAAAGCCTTGCGATCATTTCTATCTAGATGGGGCCTGGGGGTTACTGACATAATTATGCCAATTAGCAGcctgattattttcttctctaCTCCTGAGCTAGCGGGCTATGCCAGGAGGCACCAGAGTAGCTGCCTGGCCTTCCTCCAGTTCATGGGTTTCTACGGAGGCTGGAAGTCGGGAAGAACAGTAAGGCATTCTGGCCAAATCCGCCTCGTCTGAGTGTCAGAGCACTTTATGCTGCCCCAGTGAAGTAATTAAGATGGGTAGAAGAGCAGCCAGGCAACAGGATTGCATCTCCACAAGAGAGGAAGATTAAATAAAGCACGATGCCTCAGGAGCAAAGCTATGCACACCTTCAAATTGATAACCTAGGGAACTGTCCATTacatatttaaattatatatttgctTGCTTccacaattaaaaaagaaaacctctatAATTAGGAAAAGTTTGAGGAATTCCCCCAAGTCTGGGAAGTTTCCAAACCAAACTTTTTTGTCTGTTGAAGATGGGTTAAAGCTGCTAAGTGACTATACTCACCTTGCAACTCCATCACTTACAAAAATCCATCCTCCCCCCCAGAAAAAAGCCACAAGCAGCCAAGTATAGATTTCCCATATCCTGGAAAAGGCACAAGCATTTTCATTATGCATGCCAGTGTTATCACGAGGGTGCTCATTTTTGCAACCGCTCCAAGAGAGCAGTGAGGAAAGGAAGGGCACCCAAGCGTATCTTCAGATCTCTGCTTTTTCTGACTTCTCCAAACAGCTTGTTCCAAAACTCTGTGGAGCCCAGCCTGGCTTTTTGAATTTGTTGAGATTCAGTGTGgctaaattaaaagaaatggtaGTACTAGCAGAGACCATTGCAAAGCTTCCTGTAATGAAtaaccctggaaaaaaaaaaaaaaaaagaaaaaaaaaagacccaaacaagCATCAGAGGGCTGGAAACTGTTATTGTGGAATAAACTGTTATCCTGGGGACCACCAGGTGTGATCCCCAACAGCACAGAGCTGTGTTGCTCACTGGATAGCCAGCTAAACACGCTCTATTTTTACCCTGCACTCAGTTGTGCCCCACGATATTTATCATTTCTTTTTGCCATGTGACAGGCTCAGCAAGGAGAGAAGACCTCTGTTAACCACCTCTCCCCAGCACAGCGGGAAGGGTGCCCTGCTCCCCAGGATGGCACTCCATCAGCACAGTTTGTTCGCTTCCAGATGTcaccagctccagcacagccctgccaaaGCCTGCAGTGCATTTCAGATCAAGCCTACAGACAGCAAGTTTGTTCTGACTtgactttcagaaaaatatacaGCAAAAATAGTCTGGCTTCAGGGTGCAGCTGTAGCATTTGAGCCCACAAAATTGCCCACAGACAGTTCTTCCTAACTAGGCAGTGTAATGTTAAAACTGAGGACATTTGGATCAGGTCCCCAGGCTACTTTATAAACACACACCAGTGCAATTCCCTTCATGAAAAATGGGTTACATATGCACTACCAGAGAGAAGATTTGCAGATGCCTGCAGTGAAAAGCCAGGCACGCTCCCCTGCCAGGAGAGCAGGCACGACCCCAGGGGAAGCAGAGCACAGACAAGGCTGCGTTTACCCCTAGGAAGCATTTAAAAGAGGCAGACTCCTTCACACATGATCATCTTCTCTCCGGTGACCTTCCTCACCTCCTTGAGGTATTTCTACCCTTTGTATTCAGATACAAACCCAGAGTCTTGGAGAGCTTTTCAGGCAACTGATGGGCACAAAGCACGGAGGTGTGGGCAAGGAGCCCCATGCACAGGGGAGCTCCCAGGTTCTCAGCAGCACCTggctctgcagtgctggcaggaAGGTGCCAGTCAGCATTATGCCTGCGTATCTACCAGGAGGAGAGCTCAGACCTTGAAACTGCAAAAGACAGAATTAAAGCTGGTGAATGCCAGCGTGGCTGCAGCATTTTCCCCTGTAAAGAGGAGGCGCTTTCTCCCCTGCAGCATGTGGCACTGCTGACTCATGGATCACAGGACAGTGACACCCCAATCCCTGTCCTGTCTGGTGTGATGGCCTCTCTCCCACTCTGTGACCTCCAGTTGCATCCTTTAGTCAcgtgcaaaaagaaaaaagtcactgTGCTGCACTGCAGCCTACAGATATGTTTCCCTGCAGCCCTGAGCACCCCAGGAAAGAGCCATAGTCCTGCACTGCAGCCCGGCAGCATGCTTGCTTCCTTGGTCACAAAGCCAGGCAAGCCAAGTGCTTCCCCGAGGGAAGATTTTATGGACAGAACACTTCCCAACCACTTCCACTCTCTGGGATCTAGCTGTTGCAGCGCTTGCTGTGCTGTgaccctgccctgcccgggcagcagcagcatccccgtCCAGCAGGGCCAGGCTTACCCTGGCAGAGCTCTTCCTAGCTGGAGGGAAACAGCCTCAGCACTCAGTCTCTGCAGCTTTTATTACCGCAAAATATCTCCCAGCTGCTTGACATACTTTCAGCTGGCAGTATGTCCCCCATCCACCTCCACCCTCTTCCCTAGAGTCCAGCCACTTCCAGTCCTTCTGCAGAGCAGGGATCTGGGCTGTGACACCTGAGGAGGTTACACCACAGAGTGTATATGTGTGGCatcccactgctgcctgccttACAGTGTCACCGTCCTGCTAGCTGCCTGGCCACAGAGTCACCCTGGGCCAAAGAGCCTCCACAGCTCGGCATGACCAGCTGCATCCCTCCACACAAAATCAGGAAACCCAGGGCTGACCCATCAGTTCCTAGCGCCTTGCTCACTGGAGCAGCAGCGGGACATGGATGCGATGTTCTGAAAAGGATTCAGGCTCAACCAGACCAAAGCATCCTCAGCTGGCTATAGCCTCACACCTGAGCCATGCAGTGAGTTATGCGGCCATCTCTTTTTATGCTGGGAAatccagaaaagaagaaagtcaaCATCTCAAAGCCAGCGGAGGTTGCTAAGTGACAGCAGCGCTTGTTTCTATCCTGCCACTTACAGCATGCCTACGCTGCAAAGGAAGGAAGTGAGGAATAAGGGATGTAAACACGAGTATATTGCCAAAACACTCAACAGAAACACAGTTGCCATACATATACATTAACTGCATGTTTTGGCTGCCAGGAGAGAAATATTTACTACACATCAATTATTCCAGCCTTGGAGCATTTTACCTGCAGAGGAGGATTTCGGGTATTTGCAGCACTCATGAATTTGCCAattttccagctgaaaaatatttccagacCAAACTTGTAGGGCTGTCAGTAGCTGCAAGGACAGCTGCAATGAACTGAGATTTCATCCTTATATTGTCTCTAATAGATGGCTTTTGTTTTTCCACCAGGATGTGGCATTACACAGCAATTAGGAAGCACAACAAAAAGGCAGGACTGGACAAGGGAGGGATGAACACAGCCTTTGTATGAGCTCCtggggaagaaaggagatggTTTTGGTGAGATaaagggcacacacacacaaacctgtGTCATTGGAATTATGTTGCGAGTTGAAAACTAAGTTAAAAATAGACTAAATGCAGAAGTGCTGATCCAACTGAGAAACTTGCTGTCTCTAAGCTGGACGGATAATGGGTATCTTTCAAAACAGTGCTCATCACAGAGGAGCTTTAGAAACTAATTGCATGGGGGCAGACGGATTTCTACCTAGCTTGATCTCCAGCCTTATCTCTCCTGTTGACCAGCAACCACGTGCTGGCCccaaacacactacaacacagaGGAGCGACTGGGTGGTGAGCAACATGTGGAGAGCACATGCTCATGCTGCCATCCTTTATctaaggcagggagcaggccagCCCTGCTCTCCGGTGCCTGGGAACCATCAAAAACACTTATTTAAGTGTATCTGCTCCCTCAGCATAGAAGCAGGCCAGCCCAGGAAGAAAGTAGAGCACCGATTTATCCCTCTCTGTGTGAAGGTGAGTATGGCAGGGAGCATCCTAGAAGGGATCTGAGTAGAGCGGTTTCAGAAACAGAACCTGCTGGCAAATTAAAGTACAGTCAGTTGCTGATCAGAGGGACATGTTTGCTGTGAGCATGGCCGCCCTGTTTCTCGCATCGGTGCAGTGGCTGCAGTTCCCATCTATTCAGGGACTAAGAGCTCATGGGGTGCCCTTTCCATGGCCACTGTGGGGCTAAGGAACTGCAAGCCCTGGCTCAGCTTTCCAAACAAAGGAGTATTTCCCACAGGTGGAGAGCTGGGTCCTGCTGGGGAAGAAGCTGATGAGCAGCAGCCCACCAACACCCTGGTGGGACTGGGTGCATGAGCTGCAAAGCTGGCAAGGGCACCTGCTGTTGCCTCCACACCAACAGCTAGGTCAGGTCCCTCTTAGAGCTGCTTTGGGTGCGTTGTTACCACCCTGGGCTGTGAAAGGTGGCTCGGGTTTGCTTTGGAAAGCAGCTGCCAGAAAGATGTCCTTGCTCAGGCTGTCAGCAGCAGAAGGGAGCACAGGGTGAGGGATCAGTGGCAAAGCATCATGGTACCTGAGCAAGTCACCTTGATGTCTGCAAGCTGATCACTTTGATACCATGTCTCACTCATTTTGGTACCAGTTGTTGCAGGGAAGACAAGCCCCCCCAACACTGACTTCTGATGAATGTGGGAGCACCAGCAGGTCAGCTGCTCTGTAATCAGCCAGGACACACAGCTCAGCTTGTCATCTAAATCttacagggagggaccaggcttTGAAACCCTCTGGAGAGACAAAATGAGGCACCTTGGCAGGAATGGGGTGCCATGGGAACACCCCGATGGACACTTTCCTGCTGCCTTTTCATCCTGCAGGAAGACTGACCTGCACCAGCTGAGTCAGTGGGTTGGTATGCCCAGGGGCCTGACCACAGGGCTGGGTCCCTGCTGGCCCCGAGGGTTACAGGTCCCAGTTCACAGTGGTGATGGCTGGAAAGATGCAGAAGAGAGGCAGGCACATGGTGGGGTCCAGGTTTAGGGAAGGTGAGCAGGAAGGGGGTAGGGGGGTACAAGGGACAGCTGCCTTCCCCCAGGATATGCCCTTGAGGTGACAGTATGGTTTCCAGGGGTGCTGGGCACTCCAAAAATAAGCCCAGCAAAGCACTGTGGGcctcagagcagccctgagcACTTTATTTTCACAGCTCTCAGCCTACCCACACACATCCACAACCAGGCTTGGGGCACAGCTGGGGCTCTGCACAGACCTGTGATCAGGGACGCTGGAGATGTGGGGAGATGcagcatggcagggggtggggaggagcTGTGCTAGAGGGGAAGGGGATGGTCAGAGGGACGTTCTTCCCCACAAGAGGAAAGCAATGGTGGCAGACCCACAGTCCTGCCAGTCCCACAGCACCTTCCTCCGCTCaccccctaacgctgccccttgggctgcagagccctccacGGTCTGGGACTGCTTCCCAGGGAGCCATGCTGTGGGGAGTGCTTCCCCGTGCCAGTTCTATCCCTCAGGCAGACCCAGGCTAGCACTGGCCCCTCCAGTATGGCAGGCCCAGCCACAGGCACCCCTCCGCTGCAGGGCCACAACACCCAAATAAGCACCCATTTCTTGTTCGAGTGGCATCAAAGTCCCTCTCAGAGAATCTTGACAGCCTGCAGCATGTCTGCCAGCACGTACGAGCTGTCCCAGGGGCGCCCAGGCTGCCGCAGGGCCCGCTCCAGCGCCTGGGCACGTGCCCCCAGCTCTGTGGGGTCCTGCTGGCCCTCAGAGCTGGGCTGACAGAACAGGATCTCGTTGACTTCCCCTTCAATGCGGCGTGCATAGAGCAGCgggaagagctccctgagggtgGCTAGGACAGACTCCTTCAGCCGGGCGTCACGGCACACCAAGTTAAGCACGAAGACCCCTGCAGCAGGGCGAGAGGAACAGGAGTTCAAACGATCCCACATACACcaccctgctccctgcctccctgtGGGAACGCAGCTGAATTGGTGCCAACCCGGTGCGAACGTCTTCCCCGCAACAGCACGACGAGCACCAGCATCCCCCTGGTGCCCTTGGCCCAGGTCCACGTCCCTGTTGCCACACGGGTCATGGGTGGCCACACAATCTGTTCCCAGGTACCACCTACACCCTCTGCCTTCCCACAACCTTTCTTGGTCCCCCAGGATGTCTCAGCCCCCCTGACCCAGCAGTGCCACGGGCCAcccactcctccctgctccctgctgtcACAACACCCACTGAAACACCCGGATTCAGGATCCATCAGGAGCGGCAGATGCCATGCAGCAATCCTGGCCATGGTGGCTATTCTCCAGGATGAAAAACCATAGCACAGCCCCATTActgaaactctgcacagggcctgccagcctggctgcagggaCAGAGCCAGATCTCTCCTCCTACCTTCTGACTTGAGGATAGTTTTAACTTTCTGTAGAAAGGGCTTTTCCACAAAGGCTGGGGGCGGGCAGCTCATCCCCACCGTGAGATCTTTGCTGTCCACATCGAACATGATGGCATCGTACtgggctggtgctgcaggagggagagcagagatTTGTTATGCCATGGGAAAGAGATGAGCCAGGTACAGTGGGGAGGCAACAAACAGGGTGGTGATGACGCCCACTGCCACATTACAGACACTTCTCTCTCCTGAAGTTTCTCTTTCCAAATGAAACCCATAGCAGCAGCCCTCAGCGCCGAGGGAGGCAGCAGATCTAAGGTTCCCTGCACACGTTGGTAAGGACACGCCTATGAACTGCTGAGACCTGGCAAGGCTGGAGCTTGTGACACATGGCAGGAaacaggcagggatgggaagcAGAGGGTGAAAGCAGCTCAGTCCCCAGCATGTCACCCACTGGCCTCGATGGGGGACCTGGGGTGCTCCATGAGGTGGTACCTTCAGCCGCCAGCTTGGCCACGTAGTCCAGGCCATCGGAGATGTGCACCTGCATCCGGTCACCCTGGAAGAAGCCAAACCACCGCGTGGACACCTCCAGCATGGAGGGGTCAATCTCCACCACGGCCACGTGGGCCTGCGAGAAGTAGTCATGGATGAAAAGGGGCAggctgcccccgccgagacctacCACCAGCACCGCCAGCGGGGTTCCTGCCAATGAGAGTGCTCCATAAGTCACTGGGTCAGGCTCACACCACCCattccacccccctgcccaaaCCACTCCGGGAAGGGCACACAGGGTGCCACAGCCAGGAAAGCCCATCCCCAAGGATCTGGGATATGTGGACACACACATGCCTGCCCCACGCTTGCCTTGGGCACAGCCTCCCACCACCAGCCTCATCACCTGGAAGGGAGTCAGGGCCCCCCAGCAGGGAGAGCCCCGCGACCATAGCCTTGTGGTGCTCACAGCACAGGTAGCTCTTGTCGATGGCTGTGGgcagctcagcagggctgggttTCTTCTTGTCCCTCCTCCGTTTCTTCTGGCCTGAACAACGAGAGGCATCAGCTGGTAAGACAAGGCAGCAGACAAGAATGCTTTCTGGGGACCAGCCATCCCCAGCCCATACCACCCAcgaggcaggcagcagggcacaAAACCACTTCCAGAGCTGCCCTGTGACAAGGCAGGCAGGTCCTACTGGGACTTTTATCTTCCACCGGTATCAATCTCACTCTCTACCACCCCAAAAATTCACCCTTGGCCCCTGCCCCTTCCTGGCTGCCCAATCTGTCCCACATACCTGGAGGAGGCATGGGGGCCAGAAGGCGAGCCTCCGACTGTACCACATTCCTGTTGTGGAGGAAGATGAGGCGTCGGAAGTAGCAGCTGCTGTCCCCCTTCACATCCTCCACGACATACTCCCCACTCAGGGGGCTGGTGTCATGGTGCTGCACTGTCCGCACCCCAATGTCCCCTCCTACGGACAGGAAGGGCACCTGCAGGGAGGACAAGGACCAGTGTGAGGAAAGAAAGGCTACAGGAACAGACTGTGGCATTCCTCATGTCCTGACCATAGCTAAAGAGCTGGGACAAAGCAGACACAGTGTGGGAGCAGTGGGATGTGCCATAGACAGCCACAGGGGAGCTGGGGACCAGCGCATGGGACACCAGCTTCCCTCCCATATACATGTGTTGGGGTACAGAGAGAAAATACCCCAAGACTTCTTGCAAGAGCTCAGGTTTGGGGAATtagggcaggaaggaggagacAGAAGGGACAGGAGAGGTTAAAGGTAAGATTAAGAAAGGGCTGGATGCTCGCAGGATGTCTGGTTTTCTTGGGATGTTGGGTTTCAGAAGGCAAGGACATCACACTGAATTGTGCCATGCAGGCacctcaaatcctgcctccaaGCAGAGGCAACCAGCTGGAGATAAACAAAGGAGCTACACCTGAGACTGGCCTCTTCCCTTCCAAGGCAGCCAGCTCACACATTGCAGCTTGGCATCCCTCACAGAAGAGGGACTCGCTGCTGGTGGAGAGCCAGTATGGCCCTGGTTTTGGGGAAACCAAGCAAGGGGGCTGGGTGGTGGGGCTCACCTGCTGCCGGGCAGGGAGGCCTGGCGGGGCCAGCTCCATTACCTTCCCCGACAGCTCTGCCTGGATGCCCGCCATGCCCTCGTAGTGCTGCTCCCTGTGCAGGGCCACGGTGACAAGGCGCCTGAAGCCTGCGCTGGTGGCCAGCTGCCTCCGCCCTTCCTCCATCCCAAAGAGCCACTCGGTTTCTCTGCCCTGCGGGACTGCAGAAGGGACTGCCATCAGTCTGGGTCAGTCCCAGTACCTGAGAAACCACCCCTGCCTCCAAGAGAGGTGCTACAGAGAATGGCAAGACATCAAAAGG comes from Athene noctua chromosome 5, bAthNoc1.hap1.1, whole genome shotgun sequence and encodes:
- the METTL13 gene encoding eEF1A lysine and N-terminal methyltransferase isoform X1; amino-acid sequence: MELLPRSPEDFGSARYWDRFFQQRGQRPFEWYGAFPELCPVLYKYVRPRDKVLVVGCGNSELSEQIYDMGMCEDIVNIDISDAVIRQMQERSGSRRPKMSYVLMDMLQMDFPDDQFQVVLDKGTLDAILTDEEEATLVKVDRMFAEISRVLQVGGRYLCVSLAQAHVLKKAVEYFSQEGWVVRVHQVASSGDKQQFVLPVFVYVMTKFRKIPGSAPQILEICPEEQDKPMRVESAERLMAAVKDRQHYALLCNQLSKIPCGEQVSLDLCDKESGKPRYTLHVVDNPSVKPSRDNHFAIFIIPQGRETEWLFGMEEGRRQLATSAGFRRLVTVALHREQHYEGMAGIQAELSGKVMELAPPGLPARQQVPFLSVGGDIGVRTVQHHDTSPLSGEYVVEDVKGDSSCYFRRLIFLHNRNVVQSEARLLAPMPPPGQKKRRRDKKKPSPAELPTAIDKSYLCCEHHKAMVAGLSLLGGPDSLPGTPLAVLVVGLGGGSLPLFIHDYFSQAHVAVVEIDPSMLEVSTRWFGFFQGDRMQVHISDGLDYVAKLAAEAPAQYDAIMFDVDSKDLTVGMSCPPPAFVEKPFLQKVKTILKSEGVFVLNLVCRDARLKESVLATLRELFPLLYARRIEGEVNEILFCQPSSEGQQDPTELGARAQALERALRQPGRPWDSSYVLADMLQAVKIL
- the METTL13 gene encoding eEF1A lysine and N-terminal methyltransferase isoform X2, whose translation is MELLPRSPEDFGSARYWDRFFQQRGQRPFEWYGAFPELCPVLYKYVRPRDKVLVVGCGNSELSEQIYDMGMCEDIVNIDISDAVIRQMQERSGSRRPKMSYVLMDMLQMDFPDDQFQVVLDKGTLDAILTDEEEATLVKVDRMFAEISRVLQGRETEWLFGMEEGRRQLATSAGFRRLVTVALHREQHYEGMAGIQAELSGKVMELAPPGLPARQQVPFLSVGGDIGVRTVQHHDTSPLSGEYVVEDVKGDSSCYFRRLIFLHNRNVVQSEARLLAPMPPPGQKKRRRDKKKPSPAELPTAIDKSYLCCEHHKAMVAGLSLLGGPDSLPGTPLAVLVVGLGGGSLPLFIHDYFSQAHVAVVEIDPSMLEVSTRWFGFFQGDRMQVHISDGLDYVAKLAAEAPAQYDAIMFDVDSKDLTVGMSCPPPAFVEKPFLQKVKTILKSEGVFVLNLVCRDARLKESVLATLRELFPLLYARRIEGEVNEILFCQPSSEGQQDPTELGARAQALERALRQPGRPWDSSYVLADMLQAVKIL